Proteins co-encoded in one Bradyrhizobium sp. 170 genomic window:
- a CDS encoding amino acid ABC transporter ATP-binding protein, whose protein sequence is MSLVSIRDVRKSFGANEVLKGVSLDIAKGDVVAIIGRSGSGKSTLLRCINGLETYQSGSITADGIEVAGANTNLRELRRHVGMVFQQFNLFPHLTAAENVMLAPTVVNKVSKAEARATAAEVLAKVGLSEKMDAYPSELSGGQQQRVAIARSLAMRPKVLLCDEITSALDPELVNEVLRVVEQLAREGMTLILVTHEMRFARDVGTKLVFMHHGKVHEEGVPKEVFAAPRTPELQQFVGQVG, encoded by the coding sequence ATGTCGCTCGTTAGCATTCGTGACGTCAGGAAGAGTTTTGGTGCGAACGAGGTGCTGAAAGGTGTCTCGCTCGATATCGCCAAGGGCGACGTGGTCGCGATCATCGGCCGCTCCGGCTCCGGCAAGAGCACACTCCTGCGCTGTATCAACGGGTTGGAGACCTATCAATCCGGCAGCATCACCGCCGATGGGATCGAAGTCGCCGGCGCCAACACCAATCTGCGCGAGCTGCGCCGCCATGTCGGCATGGTGTTCCAGCAGTTCAACCTGTTTCCGCATCTAACGGCCGCCGAAAACGTCATGCTGGCGCCGACCGTCGTCAACAAGGTGTCGAAGGCGGAGGCCCGCGCCACCGCCGCCGAGGTGCTGGCCAAGGTGGGATTATCGGAAAAGATGGACGCCTATCCGAGCGAACTGTCCGGCGGCCAGCAGCAACGCGTCGCCATTGCCCGCTCGCTGGCGATGCGGCCGAAGGTGCTGCTGTGCGACGAAATCACCTCGGCGCTCGATCCCGAACTGGTCAACGAGGTGCTGCGTGTGGTCGAGCAACTCGCGCGCGAGGGCATGACACTCATCCTGGTCACGCATGAAATGCGCTTCGCCCGCGACGTTGGCACCAAGCTCGTCTTCATGCACCACGGCAAGGTGCACGAGGAAGGCGTACCGAAGGAGGTGTTCGCCGCCCCACGGACACCGGAACTGCAGCAGTTCGTGGGCCAGGTCGGCTGA